One stretch of Enoplosus armatus isolate fEnoArm2 chromosome 1, fEnoArm2.hap1, whole genome shotgun sequence DNA includes these proteins:
- the cebpa gene encoding CCAAT/enhancer-binding protein alpha has translation MELSNLYEVAPRPLMSSLNHGQQPSSGYRDPTELGGEIGDSETSIDLSAYIDPSAFNDDFLADLFHHSSRQDKLKIMNGEYDSVPCGPGPQQLYMSNYMESKLEPLYEHNPPRLRPVAIKQEPRDDEDLNPGMPPTYHHPHPHSQQYSQHSQQQQQQQQQPPHLQYQIAHCAQTTMHLQPGHPTPPPTPVPSPHQHHHHHQHPHQHPQQGGMKLMEQHRGGGKHKKHVDKSSPEYRLRRERNNVAVRKSRDKAKIRNIETQQKVVELTTDNDRLRRRVEHLTRELDTLRGIFRQLPDGSFKPMGS, from the coding sequence ATGGAGCTCTCTAACCTGTACGAGGTCGCGCCCCGGCCCCTGATGAGCAGCCTAAACCACGGCCAGCAGCCCTCCTCCGGCTACAGAGATCCGACAGAACTCGGCGGTGAGATCGGAGACAGCGAGACCTCCATCGACCTGAGCGCCTACATCGACCCGTCGGCTTTCAACGACGACTTCTTGGCCGACCTGTTCCACCACAGCTCCCGGCAAGACAAGCTCAAGATCATGAACGGAGAGTACGACTCGGTGCCATGCGGCCCGGGCCCCCAGCAGCTCTACATGTCCAACTACATGGAGTCCAAGCTGGAGCCGCTCTACGAGCACAACCCGCCGCGCCTCCGACCGGTGGCCATCAAGCAGGAGCCCCGGGACGACGAGGACCTGAACCCTGGCATGCCTCCCACCTACCACCACCCGCACCCGCATTCCCAGCAGTACTCCCAGCattcccagcagcagcagcagcagcagcagcagccgccgcaCCTCCAGTACCAGATTGCGCACTGCGCGCAGACCACCATGCACCTCCAGCCGGGCCACCCGACCCCTCCGCCGACCCCGGTGCCCAGCccccaccagcaccaccaccaccaccaacacccgCACCAGCACCCGCAGCAGGGCGGCATGAAGCTGATGGAGCAGCACCGGGGAGGCGGGAAACACAAGAAGCACGTCGACAAGAGCAGCCCGGAGTACCGGCTGAGGCGCGAGCGCAACAACGTGGCCGTGCGCAAGAGCAGGGACAAGGCCAAGATCCGCAACATAGAGACGCAGCAGAAGGTGGTGGAGCTGACCACCGACAACGACAGACTGAGGCGGAGGGTGGAGCACCTGACCCGCGAGCTGGACACGTTACGGGGCATCTTCAGACAGCTGCCGGACGGATCCTTCAAACCCATGGGCAGCTGA
- the cebpg gene encoding CCAAT/enhancer-binding protein gamma: MSRPSQPKPITADHNGVSVIQSQAHAATSSLSLPAAVAGLQQVPQQVPQLVPANPSAGGGKALPPSKMKKPHADKDSDEYRQRRERNNLAVKKSRMRSKQKAMDTQQRVNELKEENERLEAKIKLLSKELSVLKDLFLEHAHNLADNVQPPAGAEGSSPAPNNATTNGQ; encoded by the coding sequence ATGAGCCGGCCGTCGCAGCCGAAACCAATCACAGCTGACCACAACGGTGTGAGCGTCATCCAGAGTCAGGCCCACGCCGCCACTTCCTCCTTGTCTCTGCCGGCGGCCGTAGCCGGACTGCAGCAGGTCCCCCAGCAGGTCCCCCAGCTCGTCCCCGCAAACCCTTCAGCCGGAGGCGGCAAGGCCCTCCCCCCCAGCAAGATGAAGAAACCCCACGCAGACAAGGACAGCGATGAGTACCGTCAGCGCCGCGAACGCAACAACCTGGCGGTGAAGAAGAGCCGCATGCGCAGCAAGCAGAAGGCGATGGACACACAGCAGCGCGTCAAcgagctgaaggaggagaacgAGCGGCTGGAGGCCAAGATCAAACTGCTGAGCAAAGAGCTGAGCGTGCTCAAAGACCTCTTCCTGGAGCACGCACACAACCTGGCCGACAACGTTCAGCCGCCCGCAGGTGCGGAGGGCTCCAGCCCCGCCCCCAACAACGCCACCACCAATGGGCAGTGA